Below is a window of Humulus lupulus chromosome 2, drHumLupu1.1, whole genome shotgun sequence DNA.
ACAAATTattatttctttaattttatgatgtcttatgatTTCTCTAGttttatgataattttttttatctcttaTATATTCTAAAATGTGTAggtttaaatattattaaatactAAATTTActattgatttttatttgtttaagtataatttattaaataattatattatttcttatagTCTAATATTGTTACCtgtagtttatttttattaattattttatttgttaaagtttaattatatattgattatgaattaatgtttactaatattttttaataaaaatatttagtgataattttattttttaatgtataattttattaattatagtaaataattatatttttcaaagtataatttaattaattatataatgaaGTAATTTTTTTTTGCGGAGAATGGATTCGCCGCAAATAACCTCCATATGCGCCCTAAATAACAACACAACATCGTCCCGATTAGTTATTTATAAACCCTAAAAGTATTTGTGGCGAAATATTTCGATGCAAATACTTTGTTGAAAATATGACCGTGAAATTTTTCCTCCAATGTTATTTActattttttcacattatttgtGAGGAAATGTTTGTCGTAAATACTTCAACAGGCGCCGCAAATAAACCTAGCATACCCCACAAGAAAAACACGCGCCAAATTACTAATATTTTTTCTGCGAACCATTCACTGCAAATAGTCCTAATTCATCTCAAATAAATATCTCGACTCCTTTTAAATATCAAGCATTATTATTTGCAATAAAAGTCATGTTTCGCTGCAAATAATGATATTAGTTGCGCGCGAAATGGCTTCGCTGCAAATGAGCTCGCCACAAATAacaatttttcttgtagtgtcttgcaaaaaaaaaaaatagatgaaccGATCATGGGGATTAGAAATATTCATCAACTTTGATTGTCGACACCTCTTTCTTTAATTAGGGTTCTTGAGTCATTTATATACACATTAATTTGTTTTTTCAAAAGAGAAATCACAATAAAATCATTTTACATATaaaagaagaacaagaaaggaaaaaaaactcTCTACTAATACTGATAAAAtttacacataaaataaagaataaatagcatttttgcctCGCGAACTATGATCATTGTATGATTGTGTCCTTGGaatgattcgcgatgttaaaaattctcaTGTGCACGTTGctaaaatatgagacttctgttagatttcgtcctaggtggctaacagattgatgatgtggTATTTTATCTGTTGATGTGGCAatgtcatgtgtagaataattagcaattttgcTCCCCGAACTTTTACCACTACCAAAttatgtcatttttattaaaattaatttaattattttttttaaaagaaaatgtaattattttcttaaaaataataattaaatccttaaaaaatttttaaaaaaatcattttaaaagattaagaaaataagcAATActaaagtttcaaattaattaaataaattttcaaatactcaaaaatgaaaaatctaattaataacaaataacttttttctactttttttttcttctacaatataaaataaatatatcttaaaataaaaaattaaaaataaatcataaaacaaaaaaatttctctGTCGTCCTTCTTCTCTTAAATtaaaagtttattttatttatttaaatcattcgCCATTCATCTttctatttaattaaaagttttttctttgttttagttttttttttaattttcattctaaaataaatttactttatattgtaaaagaaaaagtaaaaaaaaaaggagcTATTTGTCTTTAATTCAATTTTTAGCTTTTCAGaatttatttatcatttttaagaaaaaaaaaatttgtaataaaatgtgtATTATTTAgtagtggtcaaagtttgggAGCAAAATTATTATTCTACATATGACATAGTTACATGAATACACAAAATGTTATATCATCAATCCATTAGTCACTTAGGACAAAATCTAACACAAGTATCATATTTCACGTGCATTGTTGACATAATTTTTAATATCGCTAgagaaaaatgttatttattctaaaataaaaacatatttataattaaaaattaaaaaataaacaaatgttGGCAGTCAATCATGTTTCAAATTGACTAGCTAATATTCCGACGTACGTGCGCTTTCTTCAGTTTCCCGCGAAAATCTCAACTGTCAAATAACAACTTTTCACTTTCATTTCCATTTCTCTGTCTGTAACTCTGATTCATCGCCAAAAGAACCGTCGTCATCGTCGTCTTCTTTTTTCTTCTAATATTTTTGCTTAACCCCTTTTTTCATAACAACAATTGAGGTTCCATTGATACACATCTTATATCTATACCCAGTAAGCTAGCTTCCACATTTTTCTATGGTCTTTGCGGAATCCGATTACCCCGGAATCCGCCATGGAAGATGAATAGAATAATCTCCACGCCGGCGTCCAAATTCCGCCATTTCCGGCGCCATCTCGCGAAACCATCCGCGACAGCGACTGTGGACGAGCACCCAACACACATTCTATGGCGGTACCAAATTTTAGCCCCGGACAGCGACATTGTTGCCCATTGGAACCACCTCTTCCTCTTCACCAGCCTCGTGGCTCTCTTCATAGACCCTCTCTACTTCTTCCTCCCCTACGTAGGAGGCCCCGCTTGCTTGTCCACCGACGTCGATTTGGGAATCACCATCACCTACTTCCGCACCGTCTCCGACCTCTTCTTCGTCCTCCACATGGTCATGAAGTTCCGCACCGCCTTCGTCGCTCCCAGCTCTAGAGTTTTCGGCCGCGGCGAGCTCGTTATGGACGCCAGAGAGATAGCCATGCGCTATTTGAAGTCCGATTTTCTTATTGATCTCGCAGCCACGCTTCCATTGCCCCAGGCATATATCCTTTTGAGTTTTTTATTCATTAAATGGCATGTTTCTTGGTTAATTATATATGTTCTATGTGACAAGGTTTTTGTGTCTTTTTTCAGATAGTTATATGGTTGGTGATTCCGGCGACTAGAAACTCAAGAGCAGATCATGCAAACAACACTCTGGCTCTGTTCGTTCTCATTCAATACATCCCTAGACTGTTTCTCATGTTCCCTTTGAATCAGCGTATTATCAAAACTACTGGTGTTGTAACCAAGACAGCTTGGGCAGGCGCGGCATATAATCTTGTTCTTTACATGCTAGCGAGTCATGTATGTTTGCAACTCACTAACTTTTCTCTTTTCTATTTTCACATTCCAATAATTCACAAAATGTTGTCGCTTTGGTATAGGTGTTAGGAGCTTCGTGGTACTTGTTATCTATAGGAAGGCAGTTCTCATGTTGGCAAACCGAGTGTACTAAAGAGAGTACCTCAAAACTCGTCCCTTGTCTCTCCTCTTTTCTGGATTGTAACAGCTTACAACACTCTGATCGGAAGTTTTGGTTGAACGTCACCCGTCTCACGGCCAAATGTGATGCAACAAATGATAACGTTGCCTTCAAGTTTGGAATATTTGAAGATGCTTTTCTCAGTGATGTTGCCTCCTCAAGGTTTCTTGAGAAGTACTTGTATTGTCTTTGGTGGGGTTTGAGGAACTTAAGGTACGATTCCaatgtttaattaatttgatGGATGCATCCCACAACTTTTGTAAATGATTTCGTGAAAATAACAGAAAAGCTcctattcttttttctttttctagtgCTAATGTTATTTCTCTCTGCAGTTCATATGGAACGAATTTGGATACGAGCAGATTTCTTGGCGAGACAATCTTTTGCATTCTTCTATGCATGATTGGTTTGATTCTCTTCTCACATTTGATTGGAAACATGCAGGTATTATATTGTAATTTTCTCTGACTTTAGTGATCCTTTTGTTGAAATGATATTTTGATGTATACTGTCATAAGTCTGAAAATTTCACAATATTTGGTATTTTCATGATGAAAATACTGGATTAACCGTGTTAATGAATGCATATTTTTGAATGGTTGAAGACCTACTTGCAATCAATGACGGTGAGACTTGAAGAATGGAGAGTGAAGCGAAGAGATACTGAGGAATGGATGAGGCATCGCCAGTTACCCCCAGATTTGCAGGAGCGTGTTCGTCGATTCGTGCAGTATCAATGGCTTGCCACACGAGGAGTTAACGAGGAATTCATACTTCGTTCACTACCTTTGGACCTCCGCCGTGAAATTCAACGCCATCTATGTCTTGCACTTGTTCGCCGAGTACGTTTCTTTCATTCCATATGAACAAGTTTACACATAAAGTTGAAGAAAACCAACCAAACTATGATAACAAAGCTCTTGTTTTCTCAATCATATACAGGTCCCGTTCTTTTCACAAATGGATGACCAGCTTCTCGATGCCATATGTGAGCGTCTAGTCTCATCCTTGAGTATCCAAGGCACGTACATATTGCAAGAGGATGATCCGGTAAATGAGATGTTGTTTATTATTAGGGGACAACTCGAGAGCTCCACTACTAATGGTGGTAGATCCGGGTTCTTCAACTCCATAACTCTAAGACCCGGAGACTTCTGTGGTGAAGAGTTACTTACTTGGGCCTTGATGCCGAGCTCTAGTCTGCACCTGCCTTCTTCCACTCGAACAGTTCGAGCCCTGACTGAAGTCGAAGCTTTCGCACTTCGAGCTGAGGATCTTAAGTTTGTTTCGAGTCAGTTCAAGCGCATGCACAGCAAGAAACTTCAGCATGCTTTCAGGTACTACTCCCACCAATGGAGAACATGGGGTGCTTGCTTTATGCAAGCTGCTTGGAGAAGGTATAAGAAGAGAAAGATTGCAAAGGAACTAGCTATGCAGGAGAACTTTTACTACTATAACCAAATTTCAGGCCAagagggtgagggtgagggtgagaTATTTGAGATGGGTGAAAGTGAGACTGCCTCGGCTGGCAATGCTAGCAATGCCCAGAATCTCAGTGCCACAATTCTGGCTTCCAAATTTGCTGCAAATACGAAAAGAGGGGTTAACCAGAAAGCTCAAACCACTGGCCCTGCTGCTTCCACCAGCTTAAAGATGCCTAAGTTGTTTAAGCCAGACGAACCTGATTTCTCTTTATATCATGAGGATGTGTAGTGAAGTGAAACTAACCAGGGACTAGTTTAGAAAGAGTTTTTGTGACATTTATGTAAATAAATACCAATAGTCTAGTGATAAATATACTTAAATCTCAATTTGGGGCCCTGATTTTGTTTTTACAGGAGACTCTGGCTAAAAAACACTCTGTGAGGGTAGTAGAATTGAACAAGATAaacaaagagaaaaaaagaaaaagaacatgGAATACTGAAACTAAAAGACAGAAATTGAAGGAAATTACAACCCTGCGTTTGAATGTTTAACAAAACAGACTGAGTTCATTTCTCTTCCCATAATATGGTTCAATCAAGTATAAAGTCTCAATCTCCAACTTCAGAAAGTACAGGAAAAGAAATTCAGGCACTTACAGATGACGCTGGTTTCTTCCCTTTCTTGCTCCCACATCATCCCATTTTTCATAGGAATAATACTTTTCCAACATTTACTACTTCGTTCAACTCTTCTTGTAATTCTTAGGTATTGCCATGTTTAAAAGTTTTGTCTAATTCGTTTGAGTGACTTCTTTTCCTATGCTGTTCAAAAAGATTACCGCCCTGGCAAAATTTGGAAAAATCTAATGCTTAGATCAACATGTTTCGTGTCTGATTTTTCGTTTGTATTATGTGGTATGGTGG
It encodes the following:
- the LOC133816149 gene encoding cyclic nucleotide-gated ion channel 18; the encoded protein is MNRIISTPASKFRHFRRHLAKPSATATVDEHPTHILWRYQILAPDSDIVAHWNHLFLFTSLVALFIDPLYFFLPYVGGPACLSTDVDLGITITYFRTVSDLFFVLHMVMKFRTAFVAPSSRVFGRGELVMDAREIAMRYLKSDFLIDLAATLPLPQIVIWLVIPATRNSRADHANNTLALFVLIQYIPRLFLMFPLNQRIIKTTGVVTKTAWAGAAYNLVLYMLASHVLGASWYLLSIGRQFSCWQTECTKESTSKLVPCLSSFLDCNSLQHSDRKFWLNVTRLTAKCDATNDNVAFKFGIFEDAFLSDVASSRFLEKYLYCLWWGLRNLSSYGTNLDTSRFLGETIFCILLCMIGLILFSHLIGNMQTYLQSMTVRLEEWRVKRRDTEEWMRHRQLPPDLQERVRRFVQYQWLATRGVNEEFILRSLPLDLRREIQRHLCLALVRRVPFFSQMDDQLLDAICERLVSSLSIQGTYILQEDDPVNEMLFIIRGQLESSTTNGGRSGFFNSITLRPGDFCGEELLTWALMPSSSLHLPSSTRTVRALTEVEAFALRAEDLKFVSSQFKRMHSKKLQHAFRYYSHQWRTWGACFMQAAWRRYKKRKIAKELAMQENFYYYNQISGQEGEGEGEIFEMGESETASAGNASNAQNLSATILASKFAANTKRGVNQKAQTTGPAASTSLKMPKLFKPDEPDFSLYHEDV